From a region of the Streptacidiphilus albus JL83 genome:
- a CDS encoding class I SAM-dependent methyltransferase, producing the protein MADTAQADAGARVPAAEVLAAFESATGFMPVDEGLALYAAAAGAAAATGLPLLEVGSYCGRSTILLADAARQAGTVALTVDHHRGSEEQQPGWEYHDASLVDPEVGLMDTLPRFRRTLHAAGLEQHVIALVGRSPQVAAVWGGQLGLVFVDGGHTDEHATADYEGWVPHLAPEGLLVIHDVFPDPADGGQAPYRIYLRALAEGFAEVSAHGSLRVLRRR; encoded by the coding sequence ATGGCCGACACGGCACAGGCGGACGCGGGAGCCCGGGTTCCGGCAGCGGAGGTGCTGGCGGCGTTCGAGTCGGCCACCGGCTTCATGCCCGTCGACGAGGGGCTGGCCCTCTACGCCGCGGCGGCCGGTGCGGCGGCGGCCACCGGACTGCCGCTGCTTGAGGTCGGCAGCTACTGCGGACGCTCGACGATCCTGCTCGCGGACGCCGCCCGGCAGGCCGGGACGGTCGCGCTGACCGTCGATCACCACCGGGGCTCGGAGGAGCAGCAGCCGGGCTGGGAGTACCACGACGCCTCGCTGGTCGACCCGGAGGTCGGCCTGATGGACACCCTGCCCCGGTTCCGCCGCACCCTGCACGCGGCGGGCCTGGAGCAGCACGTGATCGCCCTGGTCGGGCGCTCGCCGCAGGTCGCGGCGGTCTGGGGCGGTCAGCTGGGACTGGTCTTCGTCGACGGTGGCCACACCGACGAGCACGCCACCGCCGACTACGAGGGCTGGGTCCCCCATCTCGCCCCGGAGGGCCTGCTGGTGATCCACGATGTCTTCCCCGACCCGGCCGACGGCGGACAGGCCCCGTACCGGATCTACCTGCGGGCGCTGGCCGAGGGGTTCGCCGAGGTCTCGGCGCACGGCTCGCTGCGGGTGCTGCGCCGACGCTGA
- a CDS encoding M48 family metalloprotease yields the protein MTSPSPVFPDAATEPAAADSTTPADARPCPECGSPLTSDPRFVEWCPSCEWGALPKTTPSNTRRDRLNRRFNRGLEQRLFDRVVAGADRGRSAPSGTDLVVLVLAGFIHLVTLALFAAGVALLLQPLWPPRVLGAVLIAVGCLFRPQLGPGRRSLRRQTVLERSAAPALYALADRVAAEVGTAPAAVIAVNGWHNASYHRVGLRREVVLTLGLPLWETLAPEQRLALLGHEFGHGANGDFRRGLWVGSALRSLQEWYYLLSPGAGPQGRRVGRGLVASGTAVATVLLAGFAYLVLLFHRLLTRLTALSSRRGEYLADGFAVRVAANDATVGMLEMLTLGSSVDHVVRRRRLNAKPVRRVRASARPRPAPEAAPRPAYEYQPVRRPAEAPAAPAQPTPAAQPAAPDLWSELRSYLASIPQSERARRLVASRLEEAAVDASHPPTHLRMAYVRQLPATKPAIVLTPAEIRAVDAELAPLRAALARSLDQRPA from the coding sequence GTGACCTCCCCTTCCCCGGTCTTCCCGGACGCCGCAACCGAGCCGGCCGCCGCCGACTCGACCACCCCCGCCGACGCCCGGCCCTGCCCCGAGTGCGGTTCACCGCTGACCAGCGACCCGCGCTTCGTCGAATGGTGCCCGTCCTGCGAGTGGGGCGCGCTGCCGAAGACAACGCCGTCCAACACCCGCCGGGACCGCCTCAACCGGAGGTTCAACCGGGGGCTCGAACAGCGACTGTTCGACCGGGTCGTCGCCGGCGCCGACCGAGGGCGCTCCGCTCCGAGCGGCACGGACCTCGTCGTACTGGTCCTGGCCGGATTCATCCACCTGGTCACCCTCGCCCTGTTCGCGGCCGGCGTCGCGCTGCTGCTGCAGCCCCTCTGGCCGCCCCGGGTGCTCGGTGCGGTGCTGATCGCCGTCGGCTGTCTGTTCCGCCCGCAACTCGGCCCCGGCCGCCGGTCGCTGCGCAGGCAGACGGTTCTGGAACGCAGCGCGGCGCCGGCCCTGTACGCCCTCGCCGACCGCGTGGCCGCCGAGGTCGGCACCGCGCCCGCTGCGGTGATAGCCGTCAACGGGTGGCACAACGCCTCGTACCACCGGGTCGGCCTGCGACGGGAGGTGGTGCTGACGCTGGGACTGCCGCTGTGGGAGACGCTCGCCCCCGAGCAGCGACTCGCACTGCTCGGCCACGAGTTCGGCCACGGCGCCAACGGCGACTTCCGGCGCGGCCTGTGGGTGGGCTCCGCACTGCGGAGCCTCCAGGAGTGGTACTACCTGCTGAGCCCGGGGGCGGGCCCGCAGGGACGGCGGGTCGGGCGCGGCCTCGTCGCCTCCGGTACCGCCGTGGCCACGGTACTGCTGGCCGGGTTCGCCTACCTGGTGCTGCTGTTCCACCGGCTGCTGACCCGGTTGACCGCGCTGTCCAGCCGTCGCGGGGAGTACCTGGCCGACGGCTTCGCGGTCCGCGTCGCGGCCAACGACGCGACCGTGGGAATGCTGGAGATGCTGACGCTGGGCAGCTCCGTCGACCATGTGGTGCGCAGGCGGCGGCTGAACGCCAAGCCGGTCCGCCGAGTCCGTGCGAGTGCCCGGCCCCGACCGGCGCCCGAGGCAGCGCCGCGACCGGCGTACGAGTACCAGCCGGTCCGACGACCTGCGGAGGCACCGGCCGCGCCGGCGCAGCCGACCCCGGCCGCGCAGCCGGCGGCACCCGACCTCTGGTCCGAGCTGCGGTCGTACCTCGCCTCCATCCCGCAGAGCGAGCGCGCCCGTCGACTCGTCGCGTCCCGGCTGGAGGAGGCCGCCGTGGACGCCTCGCACCCGCCGACGCACCTGCGGATGGCCTATGTGCGGCAACTGCCCGCGACGAAACCGGCGATCGTGCTCACCCCCGCCGAGATACGAGCCGTGGACGCCGAGTTGGCCCCGCTGCGGGCCGCCCTGGCCCGCAGCCTGGACCAGAGGCCGGCCTGA